The following is a genomic window from Saprospiraceae bacterium.
TATTGATATTAAAAGTATCTGGATCAACATCGACCATGACAGGTACAAGACCCAATAAAGCTATAACTTCTGCAGTTGCCACATAAGTAAAGGCAGGAACAATGACCTCATCACCCGGCTTGAGTCCTACTGCCATCATGGCTATTTGTAGTGCATCTGTTCCGTTGGCACATGGGATGACATGTTTTACATCCAAATAAGCCTCAAATTCCTTTTGGAATTTTTTAACTTGTGGCCCATTTATAAAAGCTGTAGTGTCCAGGACTTCTTGAATACCGCGATCCACTTCTTCTTTAATCTTTTGATATTGGGACTTTACGTCCACCATTTGTATATTCATTTTTAACCTTAATTTAATTGCTTATCTAACAATTCTTGTATCCGCTCTTTGACAAACTTATCACCTTGACAAATACGCAACCAAATTTATGCATGGCTACGCCGCTGATAAGTCGCAGGTACTTGATCAAAATATATAGTTCCTAACTATTATATACAACTGTAAATCAACCAATAAGCATTGCTTGTTTAACAGGTTTTAATATCTTTGGATCAATATTGATCCTAAATTGATAGGCTATCGATTTCAGTTCTATGAGAAAACTCTTTTTCCCTTCTTTTGCGATCAATCTTCCTTTTACGCCCGTAAGATGTCCGGATATGACCTCGACTTCATCACCTTCTTCGAATAAATCTGAATTTAATTCTTTGGCTTCGTCTACATATCCAGCAACTCTTTTCAGGAGTTCAATTTCGTGTTGAGGAATGGCTATTAAGTCCTTCCCTTGCTTCAAAAATTTGACCACATACTCAGTTTCAAGTGTAGGAACATATTGATCTTTTGTAATATGAACAAACACATAACAATTGATCATAGGAACCTCCAAATGCTTGATTTTCCTTGTATACCTTTTTGTTTTATTTATTATTGGCAGGTATGTAGCAATCTGCTTTTTATTTAAATGGTCTTGTACGTATTTTTCACATTTATACTTTGTATACACAGCAAAC
Proteins encoded in this region:
- a CDS encoding UpxY family transcription antiterminator; protein product: MGNVDKNSIVNQLSDIELRWFAVYTKYKCEKYVQDHLNKKQIATYLPIINKTKRYTRKIKHLEVPMINCYVFVHITKDQYVPTLETEYVVKFLKQGKDLIAIPQHEIELLKRVAGYVDEAKELNSDLFEEGDEVEVISGHLTGVKGRLIAKEGKKSFLIELKSIAYQFRINIDPKILKPVKQAMLIG